Proteins from a genomic interval of Leifsonia shinshuensis:
- a CDS encoding type B 50S ribosomal protein L31, producing the protein MKTGIHPDYAPVVFRDLASGATFLTRSTVSSDKTIEWEDGNTYPVIDVEISSESHPFYTGKQRILDSAGRVEKFNTRYKNFGK; encoded by the coding sequence ATGAAGACTGGCATCCACCCCGACTACGCCCCCGTGGTTTTCCGCGACCTGGCCTCGGGTGCGACCTTCCTGACCCGCTCCACCGTGAGCAGCGACAAGACCATCGAGTGGGAGGACGGCAACACCTACCCGGTCATCGACGTCGAGATCTCCTCGGAGTCGCACCCGTTCTACACGGGCAAGCAGCGGATCCTCGACTCGGCCGGCCGCGTCGAGAAGTTCAACACGCGCTACAAGAACTTCGGCAAGTAA
- a CDS encoding DUF4190 domain-containing protein, with protein sequence MSDSDLNPQPLPPQQPQPQYGAYQPPAQPGYNTMSIVAFILAFFVSIVGIILGFVALSQIKRTGEQGRGLALAAVIIGFVEVAIGILVFILVLVGLGIAASHGYRNY encoded by the coding sequence ATGAGTGACTCCGACCTGAATCCGCAGCCCCTCCCGCCGCAGCAGCCGCAGCCGCAGTACGGGGCCTACCAGCCGCCCGCGCAGCCCGGCTACAACACGATGTCGATCGTGGCGTTCATCCTCGCGTTCTTCGTGAGCATCGTCGGCATCATCCTGGGCTTCGTCGCCCTCTCCCAGATCAAGCGCACCGGCGAGCAGGGCCGCGGCCTCGCCCTCGCCGCCGTCATCATCGGCTTCGTCGAGGTCGCGATCGGCATCCTGGTCTTCATCCTGGTCCTCGTCGGCCTCGGCATCGCCGCCTCGCACGGCTACCGGAACTACTGA
- a CDS encoding 3'-5' exonuclease: protein MSDWHHELGVFDLETTGVDVESARIVTAHVGLLGANGEVKHGRYWLLDPEVEIPAEATAVHGITTELAREKGMDAGAGVEAIVDQLRRLFDRGIPVVAYNAPYDFTLLDREARRHGIEPLSSPGPIIDPLVIDRAVDRYRPGKRTLTVTATHYGVELIAAHDAAADAIAAGRLAQALAQRHGEELAIGAVELHSKQVDWCREQAADFQEYMRRVRDPEFTASGAWPVHAWPA, encoded by the coding sequence ATGAGCGATTGGCATCACGAACTCGGCGTCTTCGATCTGGAGACCACGGGCGTGGATGTCGAATCGGCGCGGATCGTCACCGCCCACGTCGGACTGCTCGGGGCGAACGGCGAGGTGAAGCACGGTCGCTACTGGCTGCTCGACCCCGAGGTGGAGATCCCGGCGGAGGCCACGGCCGTGCACGGCATCACCACCGAGCTCGCGCGCGAGAAGGGCATGGACGCCGGCGCGGGCGTGGAGGCGATCGTCGACCAGCTCCGCCGGCTGTTCGACCGCGGAATCCCGGTGGTCGCCTACAACGCGCCCTACGACTTCACGCTCCTCGACCGGGAGGCCCGCCGGCACGGCATCGAGCCCCTGTCCTCCCCCGGCCCGATCATCGACCCGCTGGTCATCGACCGCGCCGTGGACCGGTACCGTCCGGGCAAACGCACGTTGACCGTGACCGCGACGCACTACGGCGTGGAGCTGATCGCCGCCCACGACGCGGCCGCCGACGCCATCGCCGCCGGCCGCCTCGCGCAGGCGCTGGCCCAGCGGCACGGCGAGGAACTCGCCATCGGCGCCGTCGAGTTGCACAGCAAGCAGGTGGACTGGTGCCGCGAGCAGGCCGCCGACTTCCAGGAGTACATGCGCCGCGTCCGCGACCCGGAGTTCACCGCGTCGGGGGCCTGGCCGGTGCACGCCTGGCCGGCGTGA